GGAGCGCTTCGCGTTCTACGGCATCCGCTGGGCCCTGGTCCTGTACATCGTGGCGCAGTTCTTCGGCGGCGATGCCTCGGGCCAGGCCGATGCCAGCCGCACCTACGGCGCCTACCTGGCGCTGGTCTACGCCGCGGCGATCTTCGGCGGCTATATCGCCGACCGGGTGATCGGCTACCAGCGCTCGATCCTGCTCGGCGCGGTAGTGATGGCCGCGGGCCTGTTCCTGATCTCGGTGCCCAATCACCAGGTGTTCCAGCTGGGCCTGTCGACCATCATCGTCGGCAACGGCCTGTTCAAGCCCAACATCTCGACCATGGTCGGCAAGCTCTACGGGCTGAAGGACGAGCGTCGCGATTCGGGCTTCACCATCTTCTACATGGGCATCAACATCGGCGCGATGATCGCGCCGGTGCTGACCCAGTACCTGGCCGAGCGGGTCTTCGGCACCCAGGCCATGCCGTCCTACAAGATGGTGTTCATCGCCTCGGGCGTGGGCATGCTGGTGTCGCTGGTGTGGTTCTACGTCGGCCGCCGCGGCCTGGGCGGGATCGGCACGCCGCCGGCCGACGCCCAGGGCATGGGACGCACCTGGCTGGTGGCGTTGGGCTGCGTGGTCGCCGTGCCGGTCGTCTACTTCCTGCTGGCGATGGGCGCCACCGCGCTGGCCTGGGTGCTGGGCGTGATGTTCATCGCGCTGGCGGTGCTGCTGCTGGTCGAGGGCGTGCGCGAGGGCAAGGTCCAGCGCGACCGCGTGATCGCCATGCTGATCATCTTCCTGTTCAACGTGCTGTTCTGGTGCTTCTTCGAACAGGCCGGCAGCAGCTTCACCTTCCTGGCCGACGAGATCGTCAACCGCCAGTTCGGCGACTGGACCTTCCCGACCGCGTGGTTCCAGTCGGTCAACTCCATCGCCATCATCACCCTGGCGCCGGTCATCGCCTGGCTGTGGGTGCGCCTGGGGCGCTTCAATCCGTCCATCCCGCGCAAGTTCGGCCTGGGCCTGCTGTTCAACGGCTCGGCCTTCCTGCTGCTGATGTTCGCGCTGTCCACCCTGGTCAGCGACGCCGGCAAGATCCCGTTCTGGACCTTGTTCATGGTCTACGTGCTGCAGTCGGTGGGCGAGCTGTGCCTGTCGCCGATCGGCCTGTCGATGGTGACCAAGCTGGCCCCGGTGCGGCTGGTCGGCTTCGGCATGGGGGGCTGGTTCCTGTCCACCGGCATCGGCAACAACCTCTCGGGCATCTTCGCCGGGCTGGTCAGCGGCGAGGGCGGCATGACCGTGGCCTCGGCGCAGCACGCCTACACGATGGGCTTCTGGATCCTCACCGGCTTCGGCGTGGCGCTGTTCCTGATCGCGCCGCTGGTCAACAAGCTGATGCACGGGGTGAAGTAAGCCGCCGGTTCGCTTCGCGCGGCGGCGGCCCGGGCCGTCGCCGCGTGTGGCGCGGCAGGCGGCATGCTTCAGGCGCTGGCGTGCCCGCGGACGAAGGCGGCCGCCAGCCGCACCGCATCGGCGCCATCGCGATCGCCACGCAATGCGCGCACCAGCCGCGCCGGCGTCATCCCGGTGAGCCGCGCCAGGTCGTGGGTGGCGTGCGCCTGATCGCTGTAGCCGTGGCGCGCCGCGGCCTCGGCGATGGGCGACCCCTCGCCATCCAGCGTGCGCAGCAGGGCCTGCAGCCGTCGCACCCTGGCGTACTCCTTCGGCGTCAGGCCGACCGCCGCCA
The window above is part of the Pseudoxanthomonas sp. X-1 genome. Proteins encoded here:
- a CDS encoding peptide MFS transporter, which encodes MTAEAKSPTLEPVPPLAGDPPVFDNLMGHPRPLWMLFMTEFWERFAFYGIRWALVLYIVAQFFGGDASGQADASRTYGAYLALVYAAAIFGGYIADRVIGYQRSILLGAVVMAAGLFLISVPNHQVFQLGLSTIIVGNGLFKPNISTMVGKLYGLKDERRDSGFTIFYMGINIGAMIAPVLTQYLAERVFGTQAMPSYKMVFIASGVGMLVSLVWFYVGRRGLGGIGTPPADAQGMGRTWLVALGCVVAVPVVYFLLAMGATALAWVLGVMFIALAVLLLVEGVREGKVQRDRVIAMLIIFLFNVLFWCFFEQAGSSFTFLADEIVNRQFGDWTFPTAWFQSVNSIAIITLAPVIAWLWVRLGRFNPSIPRKFGLGLLFNGSAFLLLMFALSTLVSDAGKIPFWTLFMVYVLQSVGELCLSPIGLSMVTKLAPVRLVGFGMGGWFLSTGIGNNLSGIFAGLVSGEGGMTVASAQHAYTMGFWILTGFGVALFLIAPLVNKLMHGVK